From the genome of Anopheles moucheti chromosome 3, idAnoMoucSN_F20_07, whole genome shotgun sequence, one region includes:
- the LOC128305972 gene encoding COP9 signalosome complex subunit 1b isoform X1 has protein sequence MPLPGCFSNAVEPMQVDVQPEDNENNEEDMYVVENPSIDLEQLANQYTGLAKLHRLIYVADHCPTLRLEALRMAINYITTTYNVTLYQHLHKKLADNVSNQFLPDVASQSTGSQEIPSFDATWVESKSKKSALKLEKLDCDLKNYKANSIKESIRRGHDDLGDHYLNCGDLSNALKCYSRARDYCTSGKHVVNMCLNVIKVSIYLQNWSHVLSYVSKAEGTTEIAETSKDKDPNQVVITRLKCAAGLAELATRKYKSAAKHFLQANFDHCEFPEMISTNNVAMYGGLCALATFDRQELKQVIASSSFKLFLELEPQLRDIIFKFYESKYDSCLKLLDEIKDNLLLDMYIAPHVNALYTQIRNRALVQYFSPYMSADMRKMATAFNRSVAALENEIMQLILEGQIQARIDSHNKILYAKDADHRSATFEKAINVGKEFQRRTRMFILRAAILRRHIHVKNQPRESSNHATEICVPASGSSSGNLARN, from the exons ATGCCTCTACCAGGATGTTTTTCG AATGCAGTCGAACCGATGCAGGTAGATGTGCAGCCGGAAGATAATGAGAACAATGAGGAGGATATGTACGTGGTCGAAAACCCATCGATAGATCTGGAACAGCTCGCCAACCAGTACACGGGTTTGGCCAAACTGCACCGGCTCATCTATGTGGCGGATCACTGCCCGACGCTGCGCCTGGAAGCGCTCCGGATGGCGATTAACTACATTACGACCACGTACAACGTGACGCTGTATCAGCATTTGCACAAGAAGCTGGCCGACAATGTGAGTAATCAGTTTCTGCCCGACGTTGCCTCCCAGTCGACCGGTTCGCAAGAGATACCGTCCTTCGATGCGACCTGGGTTGAGTCGAAGAGCAAAAAGTCTGCACTGAAGCTGGAGAAGCTAGACTGCGATCTGAAGAACTACAAAGCTAACTCGATCAAGGAGAGTATCCGGCGAGGTCATGACGATCTCGGCGATCACTATCTAAACTGTGGCGATCTATCGAATGCGCTCAAGTGCTACTCCAGGGCTCGTGACTATTGTACTAGCGGCAAGCATGTAGTAAACATGTGCCTAAACGTCATCAAAGTGTCGATCTACCTACAGAACTGGTCTCACGTGCTGAGCTACGTGTCGAAAGCGGAAGGCACTACCGAGATCGCGGAAACGTCCAAGGATAAGGATCCGAACCAGGTTGTGATTACGCGGTTGAAGTGTGCAGCCGGGTTGGCTGAGCTGGCGACACGCAAGTACAAGTCTGCGGCCAAACACTTCCTGCAGGCAAACTTCGACCACTGTGAGTTCCCGGAAATGATATCTACGAACAATGTGGCCATGTACGGGGGGTTGTGTGCGTTGGCCACATTCGATCGGCAGGAACTTAAGCAGGTAATTGCGAGCAGCTCGTTTAAGCTGTTTCTCGAGCTGGAACCACAGTTGCGCGATATCATCTTTAAGTTCTACGAGTCAAAGTACGATTCGTGTTTGAAGCTGCTGGACGAGATTAAGGATAATCTGCTACTGGACATGTACATTGCACCGCACGTAAATGCACTTTACACGCAGATCCGTAACCGGGCGCTGGTACAGTACTTTAGCCCGTACATGTCCGCGGACATGCGCAAAATGGCCACCGCGTTCAATCGATCGGTGGCCGCGCTCGAGAATGAAATCATGCAGCTCATTCTAGAGGGACAAATACAGGCGCGCATCGATTCACACAACAAAATCCTTTACGCGAAGGATGCCGACCATCGAAGTGCCACGTTCGAGAAGGCAATTAATGTGGGAAAGGAATTTCAGCGACGTACGCGCATGTTCATCCTCCGGGCGGCCATCCTTAGGCGCCACATTCATGTgaag AATCAACCAAGGGAAAGCAGTAACCATGCGACGGAAATTTGCGTACCGGCGAGTGGATCGTCCAGCGGTAACCTGGCGCGCAATTGA
- the LOC128305972 gene encoding COP9 signalosome complex subunit 1b isoform X2, whose product MQVDVQPEDNENNEEDMYVVENPSIDLEQLANQYTGLAKLHRLIYVADHCPTLRLEALRMAINYITTTYNVTLYQHLHKKLADNVSNQFLPDVASQSTGSQEIPSFDATWVESKSKKSALKLEKLDCDLKNYKANSIKESIRRGHDDLGDHYLNCGDLSNALKCYSRARDYCTSGKHVVNMCLNVIKVSIYLQNWSHVLSYVSKAEGTTEIAETSKDKDPNQVVITRLKCAAGLAELATRKYKSAAKHFLQANFDHCEFPEMISTNNVAMYGGLCALATFDRQELKQVIASSSFKLFLELEPQLRDIIFKFYESKYDSCLKLLDEIKDNLLLDMYIAPHVNALYTQIRNRALVQYFSPYMSADMRKMATAFNRSVAALENEIMQLILEGQIQARIDSHNKILYAKDADHRSATFEKAINVGKEFQRRTRMFILRAAILRRHIHVKNQPRESSNHATEICVPASGSSSGNLARN is encoded by the exons ATGCAGGTAGATGTGCAGCCGGAAGATAATGAGAACAATGAGGAGGATATGTACGTGGTCGAAAACCCATCGATAGATCTGGAACAGCTCGCCAACCAGTACACGGGTTTGGCCAAACTGCACCGGCTCATCTATGTGGCGGATCACTGCCCGACGCTGCGCCTGGAAGCGCTCCGGATGGCGATTAACTACATTACGACCACGTACAACGTGACGCTGTATCAGCATTTGCACAAGAAGCTGGCCGACAATGTGAGTAATCAGTTTCTGCCCGACGTTGCCTCCCAGTCGACCGGTTCGCAAGAGATACCGTCCTTCGATGCGACCTGGGTTGAGTCGAAGAGCAAAAAGTCTGCACTGAAGCTGGAGAAGCTAGACTGCGATCTGAAGAACTACAAAGCTAACTCGATCAAGGAGAGTATCCGGCGAGGTCATGACGATCTCGGCGATCACTATCTAAACTGTGGCGATCTATCGAATGCGCTCAAGTGCTACTCCAGGGCTCGTGACTATTGTACTAGCGGCAAGCATGTAGTAAACATGTGCCTAAACGTCATCAAAGTGTCGATCTACCTACAGAACTGGTCTCACGTGCTGAGCTACGTGTCGAAAGCGGAAGGCACTACCGAGATCGCGGAAACGTCCAAGGATAAGGATCCGAACCAGGTTGTGATTACGCGGTTGAAGTGTGCAGCCGGGTTGGCTGAGCTGGCGACACGCAAGTACAAGTCTGCGGCCAAACACTTCCTGCAGGCAAACTTCGACCACTGTGAGTTCCCGGAAATGATATCTACGAACAATGTGGCCATGTACGGGGGGTTGTGTGCGTTGGCCACATTCGATCGGCAGGAACTTAAGCAGGTAATTGCGAGCAGCTCGTTTAAGCTGTTTCTCGAGCTGGAACCACAGTTGCGCGATATCATCTTTAAGTTCTACGAGTCAAAGTACGATTCGTGTTTGAAGCTGCTGGACGAGATTAAGGATAATCTGCTACTGGACATGTACATTGCACCGCACGTAAATGCACTTTACACGCAGATCCGTAACCGGGCGCTGGTACAGTACTTTAGCCCGTACATGTCCGCGGACATGCGCAAAATGGCCACCGCGTTCAATCGATCGGTGGCCGCGCTCGAGAATGAAATCATGCAGCTCATTCTAGAGGGACAAATACAGGCGCGCATCGATTCACACAACAAAATCCTTTACGCGAAGGATGCCGACCATCGAAGTGCCACGTTCGAGAAGGCAATTAATGTGGGAAAGGAATTTCAGCGACGTACGCGCATGTTCATCCTCCGGGCGGCCATCCTTAGGCGCCACATTCATGTgaag AATCAACCAAGGGAAAGCAGTAACCATGCGACGGAAATTTGCGTACCGGCGAGTGGATCGTCCAGCGGTAACCTGGCGCGCAATTGA